The proteins below come from a single Yamadazyma tenuis chromosome 5, complete sequence genomic window:
- a CDS encoding uncharacterized protein (COG:S; EggNog:ENOG503P3CV), translating into MAIFRSKSGKTVEGYNPHERDYKMHSANVHDPVLSAVNEAQPFEQAADRIERRPSYLSQDSANLKDIFGQPINHGDMSNPTRSRNERPLDTIRAFEYAITGDVSYRDQLESSRLGWGFHEDFPHYDAVGGVGGSSGDLPGNDYGRPTINFGEQPMYSAQNYSASSLKNEQKKKKRGLFGRKK; encoded by the coding sequence ATGGCCATATTCAGAAGCAAGTCTGGTAAAACCGTCGAAGGCTATAACCCCCATGAAAGGGACTATAAGATGCATTCAGCCAACGTGCACGATCCTGTGTTGTCAGCTGTTAATGAAGCTCAACCCTTTGAGCAAGCCGCTGATAGAATCGAAAGAAGACCTTCTTACTTGTCACAAGACAGCGCCAACCTCAAAGACATCTTTGGGCAACCCATCAACCATGGAGATATGTCCAACCCCACCAGATCAAGAAATGAAAGACCTTTGGACACCATCAGAGCGTTTGAATACGCCATCACCGGAGATGTGTCGTATAGAGATCAGTTGGAAAGCAGCCGGTTGGGCTGGGGATTCCACGAAGATTTCCCCCACTATGATGCTGTTGGAGGAGTTGGCGGATCAAGTGGTGACTTACCTGGTAACGACTACGGACGTCccaccatcaactttgGTGAACAACCCATGTACCTGGCACAGAACTATTCGGCTAGTTCGTTGAAGAACgagcagaagaagaagaagagggGGTTGTTTGGTAGAAAGAAGTAA
- the SSZ1 gene encoding Hsp70 protein that interacts with Zuo1p (COG:O; EggNog:ENOG503NWWV), whose amino-acid sequence MSAVIGISFGNTSSSIAFANGEGKVEVIANPDGDRSIPSTLAYVGEDEYHGQQANAQLIRNSKNTIINFRDFIGKTFDEVNTEVTKTGAPAIKTADGSIGFNITRQDGKVEVITVAEATKRHLKQLQNAAEDFLGKKVEGAVITVPTDFTEAQREELIKLSNETGLKVHQLINEPSSALLSHLTQKDESYSQNKIYLVADFGGIRSDAAIIAVRGGILTVLSTLHDKELGGDRLDEALMEFFAKDFEKKYKVNPRTDARSLAKLRSESIVVKKTLSNVQSSTCSIESVAEGIDYHTTINRLRYELTIRGTISKMTGFVEKLVERAELIPSEINEILLVGGSSNTPKLSSELRSLFPESTAIISPVFDTKAILPNELICRGAALQAALIESFDDDEIKESLQPIVVNTQHLVHSIGIKDADGKFVPIVVSETAYPIKRSLEVTNGESSSVLVELYEGKKSIKETVIEPTKVEYSDDEEDSSEEDEEPEIIKEVVEECGELLGSLSLKDLKPASKLEIIINITQDGKLHISSRELKVGSVATKVELEFK is encoded by the coding sequence ATGTCTGCAGTTATTGGTATTTCGTTCGGGAACACCTCGTCAAGTATTGCTTTTGCTAATGGTGAAGGTAAGGTTGAAGTCATTGCCAATCCAGATGGTGACAGATCCATTCCATCGACCTTAGCCTatgttggagaagatgagtACCATGGTCAACAGGCTAACGCTCAATTAATTAGAAACAGCAAAAacaccatcatcaacttcagaGACTTTATTGGAAAGACTTTCGATGAAGTCAACACTGAAGTTACCAAGACCGGTGCTCCAGCTATCAAGACTGCTGATGGAAGCATTGGATTTAACATCACCAGACAAGATGGTAAGGTCGAAGTTATCACAGTTGCAGAAGCCACCAAGAGACATTTAAaacagttgcaaaatgCTGCTGAAGACTTCTTAGGTAAAAAGGTTGAAGGAGCTGTGATCACTGTTCCAACTGATTTTACTGAAGCTCAAAGAGAAGAGTTAATCAAGTTGAGTAACGAAACTGGTTTGAAAGTTCACCAATTAATCAACGAACCAAGTAGTGCATTATTATCTCATTTGACTCAAAAAGATGAACTGTACTCTCAGAACAAGATTTACTTGGTGGCCGACTTTGGTGGAATCAGATCCGATGCTGCCATTATTGCCGTCAGAGGTGGGATCCTCACTGTGTTGAGCACTTTACACGATAAAGAATTAGGAGGTGACAGATTGGATGAAGCTTTAATGGAATTTTTCGCCaaggactttgaaaagaagtacAAGGTGAACCCAAGAACTGATGCCAGATCTTTGGCAAAGTTGAGAAGCGAGAGTATTGTGGTAAAGAAGACTCTTTCCAACGTCCAATCCTCCACTTGTTCCATCGAGTCCGTGGCTGAAGGTATTGACTATCATACTACCATCAACAGATTGAGATACGAATTGACCATTAGAGGTACGATTTCGAAGATGACaggatttgttgaaaagttggtggaaagaGCTGAGTTGATCCCTTCTGAAATCAACGAaatcttgttggtgggaGGAAGCTCCAACACTCCTAAATTGTCAAGTGAATTGAGAAGTCTTTTCCCCGAATCCACAGCCATCATTTCTCCTGTTTTTGACACCAAGGCTATTTTACCAAATGAGTTGATTTGTAGGGGAGCTGCTTTACAAGCGGCTTTGATCGAATCGttcgatgatgacgaaatcaaagaaagctTACAGCCAATTGTCGTGAACACCCAACACTTGGTGCACTCCATTGGTATCAAGGATGCTGATGGTAAGTTTGTGCCTATCGTTGTCAGTGAGACCGCTTATCCTATCAAGAGATCTCTTGAAGTCACCAATGGCGAAAGTAGCAGTGTGTTGGTGGAATTATACGAGGGTAAAAAGCTGATCAAGGAAACTGTGATCGAACCAACCAAAGTTGAGTACagtgacgatgaagaagactcgagcgaagaagacgaagagCCTGAGATCATAAAAGAAGTGGTTGAAGAGTGTGGTGAATTGTTGGGATCATTGTCAttgaaagacttgaagcctGCCAGcaagttggaaatcatcatcaacatcacGCAAGATGGAAAGTTACACATATCTTCTAGAGAGTTAAAGGTGGGGTCTGTGGCCACCAAAGTTGAGTTAGAGTTCAAGTAG
- the tmk1_2 gene encoding mitogen activated protein kinase (COG:T; EggNog:ENOG503NUS8), translating into MQAQAQPSPQQPPVPAPGPGQGSQQPPRQISFNVSDHYQILEVVGEGAYGIVCSAIHKPTNQKVAIKKIEPFERSMLCLRTLREFKLLKHFNHENIISILAIQRPISYDLFNEIYLIQELMETDLHRVIRTQTLTDDHIQYFIYQTLRALKCLHSANVLHRDLKPSNLLLNSNCDLKICDFGLARSIASSEDNFGFMTEYVATRWYRAPEIMLTFQEYTTAIDVWSVGCILAEMLTGRPLFPGRDYHNQLWLIMEVLGTPNMEDYYNIKSKRAREYIRSLPFCKKVPFQSLFAGAVTNCNPLAFDLLEKLLIFNPNKRITVDDALKHPYLKLYHDPNDEPIAEKIPEDFFDFDRKKDELTIDDIKKLLYDEIMKPL; encoded by the coding sequence ATGCAAGCCCAAGCCCAGCCCCTGCCCCAGCAGCCGCCAGTGCCAGCGCCGGGCCCGGGACAAGGACTGCAGCAACCGCCACGTCAAATCAGCTTCAACGTCAGTGATCATTATCAGATCTTGGAAGTGGTGGGAGAAGGTGCGTATGGGATTGTGTGTTCAgccatccacaaacccacCAACCAAAAGGTAGCAATCAAAAAGATCGAACCGTTCGAGCGGTCGATGTTGTGTCTCCGAACCCTCAGAGAATTCAAACTTTTAAAGCATTTTAACCACGAAAACATCATCAGCATTTTGGCTATCCAGAGACCCATTAGTTATGATCTCTTTAACGAGATCTATTTGATTCAAGAACTCATGGAAACCGATCTCCACCGGGTGATCCGCACGCAGACGTTGACGGATGACCACATCCAATACTTTATTTATCAGACCTTAAGGGCCTTAAAATGTTTACACTCTGCCAACGTGTTACATCGGGACTTAAAACCACTGAATTTATTGCTCAATTCCAACTGCGACTTGAAGATCTGTGACTTCGGGCTAGCCCGAAGCATTGCCTCGAGCGAAGATAACTTTGGTTTTATGACCGAGTATGTGGCTACTCGGTGGTATAGAGCCCCTGAAATCATGTTGACGTTTCAAGAGTACACCACTGCCATTGACGTGTGGTCTGTTGGATGTATTTTGGCGGAGATGTTGACCGGTAGACCGTTGTTCCCTGGCCGAGACTACCACAACCAATTATGGCTCATTATGGAAGTGTTGGGAACTCCTAATATGGAAGATTATTATAATATTAAGCTGAAGAGAGCCAGAGAGTACATTAGATCACTCCCCTTCTGCAAAAAAGTTCCATTCCAAAGCTTGTTCGCAGGAGCCGTCACAAACTGCAATCCGTTGGCGTTTGACTTGTTAGAGAAGTTGTTAATCTTTAACCCAAACAAAAGAATTACGGTGGATGACGCATTAAAGCATCCGTATTTAAAGTTGTACCATGACCCCAACGACGAGCCAATTGCCGAGAAAATCCCCGAAGACTTCTTCGACTTTGATCGCAAGAAAGACGAATTGaccattgatgatattaaAAAACTCTTATACGACGAGATAATGAAGCCATTATAA